A region of the Flavipsychrobacter sp. genome:
ACACATTGAAAGTAACAGACGGTAGCCTTGCATGGCAATATGCAACTACAGGTCCGATCAAGAGTTCCCCAATCGTTTATGGTGGTAATATCATATTCGGTAGTGATGATAATAAAATATACTGTATCGATAGTGCTGCTAAAAAAGAACGTTGGATATACACTACTACAGAGCGTGTAGTATCATCTCCTTATGGCTATGGCAACGTAGTATATGTAGGAGGTTTCGACCATACGTTTTATGCGCTTAACGTAATAGATGGTGAGGTTAAATGGCGCTACAAGACTAATGGACTGATCAAATCATCTCCTCTTGCACACGAGGGTACTGTATACATTGGAAGCTTTGACAAAACCTTGTATGCATTTGATACTTCAGGTGCTCTTAAATGGTCACGCGACATTGATGGTTCTATAGAAGCATCTCCAGTAATTTTCGACTTGCAAAAAGCATTCTATCCATCATTGAGTGGCAAGTCTCTGAACTAAATAATTACAACACTTTTATAATCAAAAAAGCACTGATAGTATTATCAGTGCTTTTTTATGTCTTGTTATAGCATTATTAAACTTAGCCCCCTTTGTTAACAGTAGACCTATGTTGCATGATATCTCTATCAAACAAATAAATACCACTCTTCTCATCACCTACTAGTTCCAACTTATCATTCAAGGTTCTAGCCAAGCGTTCCTCTTCTATTTGTTCTGAAACATACCATTGTAGGAAATTATGGGTAGCAAAATCCTTTTCAGTTAACGCAAGACCCACAAGAGCATTTATACTTTCAGACACTTTCACTTCATGATTTAAAAACTCCTTAAAGACATTATTAAGTGATTTAAACGTGATGATCGGCTGCGCCAGTGCAGGCACTATTGCAAAACCTCCACGCTCGTTAATATATCTTATAAGCTTCAACATATGAACTCTTTCTTCATCGGCCTGTTGATAAAAAAACTCCGTAACTCCATCTAGCCCTGGCTGTATTTCTGCCCAAGAGGCCATTGCCAAATAAGCCTGTGAAGACTCGGCTTCCATAGCTACTTGTTTATTCAATGCTTCTTGTATTGATTTTTCTAACATAGTGTAGTATTTATACTTAAAATAAGGAAAACAACAAGATAAATGAAATAAAAAAAGCGCTCTTGCAAAGCAAGAGCGCTGAATGTCTATTATTTATAAATAATTATTTACTTAATTCTTTTATTTTCTTGAACACTTCGTGTTCTGCACCCTCTTCATATCCCTGATGTGAATATGCTATCTTACCATTCTTATCGATAATAATAGTAAAAGGTACTGTTTGAAAGTTTAATGAACGCTTCAAATCAGAATTTGTATCAATGTAATAAGGAAAATCCCACCCTTGAGACTTTGCATAACCTCTTACTAAACCGGCAGACCTAGCCTCATCGATCGAAACAGTCATATATTCAAAATCCGCTTCTTTTTGCCATTCAGGCAACATTTTACGTACATTTTTGATCTCTTTCTTACAAGGCACACACCATGTAGCCCAGAAATTCACTAATGTAACCTTACCAGAGGTAACAGTTTCATTAAAAGCTACTTTCTTATTAGTTTTTACGTCTTTTATTTCTGTATCCGGCAGTTCCTTCTTCTGAGCAAATGCTCCGATAGTTAATAATACTGCTAAACTCGCTAGAATAATCCGTTTCATATCTATGTAATTTTTAATCCTATTTTAAAATTAAGAGGCTAAAACCTTGCCAAATTATAGTAAAGGTTCTAAATTCGGAAAATTTTATGTTAAAACAACAGTAAGTTGATGAAAAAAATTATCCTACTGTTAACATTTTCTATCTCTTCTACTCTTGCCTTTGCTCAAGGTCAGCTTTCTGGAGACTTAATGATGAATGTTAACTTCTTTCAAAGAGATTCAGCCATTAATGCTGCTAACAACCCATTGTACGACAACTTCTTAAGTGGAGGTGAAAGTTGGCTCGGGTTGCGATACTCTTACAAAGGGTTTACTGCCACTTTAAGAGCCGATGCATTTCACAATTCAAATAGATACAACCCTACCCAAGCACTAAACGGATGGGGACTAGGTGCATGGCAGCTTAGTAAAACCTTTAATGACTTAACCATCACTGCTGGTTATATCTACGATCAAATTGGTAGTGGTATTATGTTCCGTGCCTATGAAGATCGTGGTCTATTGATCGATAACGCACTTGTTGGTTTACATTTAAAGTATCAG
Encoded here:
- a CDS encoding ferritin, with amino-acid sequence MLEKSIQEALNKQVAMEAESSQAYLAMASWAEIQPGLDGVTEFFYQQADEERVHMLKLIRYINERGGFAIVPALAQPIITFKSLNNVFKEFLNHEVKVSESINALVGLALTEKDFATHNFLQWYVSEQIEEERLARTLNDKLELVGDEKSGIYLFDRDIMQHRSTVNKGG
- a CDS encoding redoxin family protein, whose translation is MKRIILASLAVLLTIGAFAQKKELPDTEIKDVKTNKKVAFNETVTSGKVTLVNFWATWCVPCKKEIKNVRKMLPEWQKEADFEYMTVSIDEARSAGLVRGYAKSQGWDFPYYIDTNSDLKRSLNFQTVPFTIIIDKNGKIAYSHQGYEEGAEHEVFKKIKELSK